From a region of the Methylomonas rapida genome:
- a CDS encoding FemAB family XrtA/PEP-CTERM system-associated protein, which yields MIKLLEPLDYPRWDSYVMASDEASFFHLSAWQEVLRQAFSHKTYYYFTEQDGQITGILPLVHVKSMLFGNTLISNAFCVYGGIVASNDDAFLDLQSQAQKLARELGVDCLEMRNRRQLHPDWPHKELYVTFRKQLDADHEKNMNAIPRKQRAMVRAGIKAGLSSVIDESVERFFQAYSESVRNLGTPVFPKRYFQILKQVFGKDCEILTVEHEGKLIASVMSFYFKDEVLPYYGGGTELARDLKGNDFMYWEVMRRAVDKGCRVFDFGRSKVDTGSYRFKKHWGFEPEPLYYEVDLVRAQKIPEINPLNPKYRLFIAAWKRLPLPLSQLVGPWLAKDLG from the coding sequence ATGATCAAACTCCTCGAACCGCTTGATTATCCGCGTTGGGATAGCTACGTGATGGCTTCCGATGAAGCCAGTTTTTTTCATTTATCCGCTTGGCAAGAGGTGCTACGCCAAGCGTTCTCGCATAAGACCTATTATTATTTCACCGAGCAGGATGGCCAAATTACCGGCATTTTGCCACTGGTGCATGTCAAAAGTATGTTGTTTGGCAACACACTGATCTCGAATGCGTTTTGTGTCTATGGCGGCATAGTCGCCAGCAATGACGACGCTTTTTTGGACTTGCAAAGCCAAGCGCAAAAATTGGCGAGGGAGTTGGGTGTCGATTGTCTGGAAATGCGCAATCGCCGCCAGCTGCATCCTGACTGGCCGCATAAGGAACTTTATGTCACCTTTAGAAAGCAACTGGACGCCGATCACGAGAAAAACATGAATGCGATTCCGCGCAAACAGCGAGCCATGGTGCGGGCGGGTATCAAGGCCGGTTTGAGCAGCGTGATCGATGAATCGGTCGAGCGTTTTTTTCAAGCTTATTCGGAAAGTGTCAGAAATCTCGGTACCCCGGTGTTTCCAAAACGTTATTTTCAAATCCTGAAACAAGTATTTGGCAAAGATTGCGAGATTCTGACCGTCGAACATGAAGGTAAACTGATTGCCAGCGTGATGAGTTTTTATTTCAAGGATGAAGTATTACCTTATTACGGCGGTGGCACGGAACTCGCGCGTGATTTGAAAGGCAACGACTTTATGTATTGGGAAGTCATGCGCCGCGCGGTGGATAAAGGCTGTCGTGTGTTTGACTTTGGCCGCAGCAAAGTGGACACGGGTTCCTATCGTTTCAAAAAACATTGGGGCTTCGAACCCGAGCCGCTATATTACGAAGTCGATTTAGTGCGTGCCCAAAAAATCCCGGAAATTAATCCACTCAACCCGAAATATCGGCTATTCATTGCCGCATGGAAGCGTTTGCCCTTGCCACTAAGTCAACTAGTCGGTCCCTGGCTAGCCAAAGACCTAGGATAG
- a CDS encoding acyltransferase family protein encodes MFLGYIHTFRAIAIYFIIAMHCIDVFQWENNKNLERILRISISNGTILFVFIAGYLFQHLSSRFQYKKYLFAKFRNVITPYFFISIPAIIVFTLILKRESVWQGFYDDPVWLQVLNFYLTGLHLAPFWFIPVITIYYLVSPALIQADKSSVFYYLLPILILVSCLVGRGGGQPLISFVHFLSVYSLGMFCSRYKMYLNDWLSKGFVIIIVFIFVILLWLCEYFFAKTTYTYFNFLQKIVLCFFVLGVLVRYGEKATHHYLNLVADTSFGIFFIHSYVLTAGKMLAHKFFGYLPSGTFQWYFLTTLITMLVCLGIVYAIKIILGPKSRMFVGS; translated from the coding sequence ATGTTTCTTGGTTATATACATACTTTTAGGGCGATAGCGATATATTTTATAATAGCTATGCACTGTATAGATGTTTTTCAATGGGAAAATAACAAAAACCTAGAAAGAATTCTAAGGATATCTATAAGTAATGGGACAATTTTATTTGTGTTCATTGCTGGTTATTTGTTTCAGCATCTGTCGTCACGATTTCAATATAAAAAATACTTGTTTGCTAAATTTAGAAATGTAATAACACCATACTTTTTTATTTCTATTCCTGCGATTATTGTTTTTACATTGATTTTGAAGCGTGAATCTGTGTGGCAAGGATTTTATGATGATCCTGTGTGGCTGCAAGTGTTGAATTTTTATCTTACAGGTTTGCATCTTGCACCTTTTTGGTTTATTCCAGTAATAACAATTTATTATTTGGTGTCTCCAGCGCTGATTCAGGCAGACAAAAGTAGTGTTTTTTACTATTTATTGCCGATTTTGATTCTGGTTTCTTGTTTGGTCGGCAGGGGGGGGGGGCAACCATTAATAAGTTTCGTGCATTTTCTATCAGTCTATTCTTTAGGTATGTTTTGTAGTCGATATAAAATGTACCTAAATGATTGGCTATCAAAAGGGTTTGTCATTATTATCGTTTTTATTTTTGTTATCTTACTTTGGTTGTGTGAGTATTTTTTTGCAAAAACTACTTATACGTATTTTAATTTTCTGCAGAAGATCGTTCTTTGTTTTTTTGTTTTGGGTGTTCTAGTTCGTTATGGAGAGAAGGCTACGCATCACTATCTAAATTTGGTTGCTGATACTAGTTTTGGTATATTTTTTATACATTCATATGTGTTGACGGCTGGAAAAATGCTGGCTCATAAGTTTTTCGGGTACCTTCCGTCAGGTACTTTCCAGTGGTATTTCCTAACTACACTCATTACGATGTTAGTTTGCTTGGGTATCGTATATGCAATTAAAATTATATTGGGTCCCAAAAGCAGGATGTTTGTTGGGAGTTAA
- a CDS encoding TIGR03087 family PEP-CTERM/XrtA system glycosyltransferase produces MKPILYLVHRIPYPPNKGDKIRSFHFLKALAEKYEVYLGTFIDDPEDRPYLDALKPFCKQSFCVELQPKLGKIKSLTGFLSGEALSLPYYRNTAMQSWVDNVIAEGKIESALIFSSPMAHYLQNHPALRLVADFVDVDSDKWRQYAQSKPWPASWVYRREAQKLLQFETAIAQRAEATLFVSAQEAHLFKQLAPSVANKVGFVNNGVDTEFFNPELPYDSPYSKDLKTIVFTGAMDYWANVDAVVWFAQQVFPSIKPQCPAVRFYIVGSKPARQVLQLAETDASVVVTGRVDDVRAYIAHADVVVAPLRIARGIQNKVLEAMAMARPVVVTSAAMEGICADSSIQVPAIDSPDEFAEQVLRYLQQAMPPIIANRRYVQAEFSWQHNGEQLCRVLSGEGQ; encoded by the coding sequence ATGAAACCCATTCTCTATCTGGTTCACCGCATTCCCTATCCGCCGAATAAAGGCGACAAGATACGTTCGTTTCATTTTCTGAAAGCGTTGGCGGAAAAATATGAAGTTTATCTGGGGACGTTCATCGATGATCCCGAAGACAGGCCATATCTCGATGCCTTGAAACCCTTTTGCAAGCAGAGTTTTTGCGTCGAGCTACAGCCGAAGTTGGGCAAAATAAAGAGCTTGACCGGATTCTTGAGCGGAGAAGCCCTCAGCTTGCCCTACTACCGTAATACGGCTATGCAAAGTTGGGTGGATAACGTGATTGCCGAGGGAAAAATCGAAAGCGCGCTGATTTTTTCCTCGCCAATGGCGCACTATCTACAGAACCATCCGGCTTTGCGACTGGTGGCCGATTTCGTCGATGTGGATTCCGACAAATGGCGGCAATATGCGCAAAGCAAACCCTGGCCGGCGAGCTGGGTGTATCGGCGCGAAGCGCAAAAGTTGCTGCAGTTTGAAACGGCCATCGCTCAACGCGCCGAGGCGACGTTGTTCGTGTCCGCGCAGGAAGCCCATTTGTTCAAGCAATTGGCCCCCAGCGTTGCCAATAAAGTCGGATTTGTAAACAACGGGGTTGATACCGAATTTTTCAATCCGGAATTGCCCTACGACTCGCCTTATTCGAAAGACCTGAAAACTATCGTTTTTACCGGAGCAATGGATTATTGGGCCAATGTGGATGCCGTGGTCTGGTTTGCGCAACAGGTATTCCCATCGATCAAGCCGCAATGTCCAGCCGTGCGTTTTTATATCGTGGGCTCCAAACCCGCCAGACAGGTGCTGCAACTGGCTGAAACCGATGCCTCCGTGGTGGTAACCGGCCGAGTTGACGACGTGAGAGCCTATATCGCACATGCGGATGTAGTCGTGGCTCCGTTGCGTATTGCCAGAGGCATTCAGAACAAAGTGTTGGAGGCCATGGCGATGGCCAGGCCTGTGGTAGTCACTTCGGCGGCTATGGAAGGCATCTGCGCTGATTCATCCATTCAGGTGCCCGCCATAGATTCGCCTGATGAATTTGCCGAGCAAGTCTTGCGGTATTTGCAACAAGCGATGCCGCCTATCATCGCTAACCGCCGCTATGTGCAAGCCGAGTTCAGTTGGCAGCATAATGGTGAACAACTGTGCCGCGTACTGAGTGGTGAAGGCCAATAA
- a CDS encoding TIGR03088 family PEP-CTERM/XrtA system glycosyltransferase → MSQPPLIVHIIYRLGIGGLENGLVNLINRLPADKYRHAIICLTDSTDFKNRIQRPDVDVYEMHKRPGQDWASFLNVYQLIKRLRPAVVHTRNLAAIEYQVCAFLAGVPYRVHGEHGWDVFDPDGSNVKYQWLRRLLGLLIHRFIPLSRHLEEYLLNKVGIPAAKATRICNGVDTQVFYPRAATRPIPLGCPLALDDKVVIGTVGRMHGVKDQLTLVRAFIQACNQSQSFAGRARLLIIGDGPLREEALVLLANCGLSAQAWLPGERSDIADILRSLDVFVLPSKAEGISNTILEAMATGLPIIATRVGGNPELVEEGVNGCLVDKENPQQLAEAMLDVLLDDDKRARLAEASLRRAREEFSIDSMVERYRHIYDRQ, encoded by the coding sequence ATGTCGCAGCCGCCATTGATCGTTCACATCATTTATCGCCTTGGCATCGGCGGGCTGGAAAACGGCTTGGTCAATCTGATCAATCGCTTACCGGCAGATAAGTATCGGCATGCGATTATTTGCTTGACCGATAGTACAGATTTTAAGAACCGAATACAGCGCCCGGATGTTGACGTCTACGAGATGCACAAACGACCAGGTCAGGATTGGGCGAGCTTTTTAAACGTCTATCAACTGATCAAACGATTGCGGCCTGCTGTTGTGCACACGCGCAACCTTGCCGCGATCGAATATCAAGTGTGCGCGTTTTTGGCTGGCGTACCCTATAGGGTGCATGGCGAGCACGGCTGGGATGTCTTCGACCCCGACGGAAGCAATGTCAAATATCAATGGTTACGGAGGCTGTTGGGGCTGCTGATTCATCGTTTCATTCCACTGTCTCGGCATCTCGAGGAGTACTTGCTGAACAAGGTTGGCATTCCCGCCGCGAAAGCTACCCGAATTTGTAACGGTGTCGACACCCAAGTCTTTTATCCCAGAGCGGCTACAAGGCCCATACCGCTGGGCTGTCCGTTGGCGTTGGACGATAAAGTCGTCATTGGCACGGTGGGGCGCATGCACGGCGTCAAGGATCAATTAACTTTGGTCAGGGCGTTCATCCAGGCTTGCAATCAATCTCAATCGTTTGCCGGGCGGGCGCGCTTGCTGATCATCGGCGATGGTCCTTTGCGGGAAGAAGCCTTGGTCTTGCTGGCAAATTGCGGTTTATCGGCACAGGCCTGGTTGCCGGGCGAGCGTAGCGATATTGCCGATATTTTGCGTAGTTTGGATGTATTCGTCTTGCCATCCAAGGCCGAAGGCATATCCAACACGATACTGGAAGCGATGGCGACGGGATTGCCGATTATCGCTACCCGTGTCGGCGGCAATCCGGAATTGGTCGAGGAGGGTGTGAATGGCTGTTTGGTGGATAAGGAAAATCCGCAGCAACTGGCTGAAGCGATGCTGGATGTGCTGCTCGATGACGATAAACGTGCTCGGTTAGCAGAGGCATCGTTGCGCCGCGCCCGAGAAGAATTTTCCATCGATAGCATGGTAGAACGCTATCGACACATTTACGATAGGCAATAA
- a CDS encoding XrtA/PEP-CTERM system amidotransferase, whose protein sequence is MCGIVGIFDIHGSSEIDRDLLSRMNESQFHRGPDEGGLHTEPGLGFGHRRLSIIDLSSGQQPMHSQDGNVVLTYNGEVYNFPALRQELEALGFVFKTHCDTEVILYAWQAWGEACVERLRGMFAFAIWDRPQQTLFLARDRLGVKPLFYAQLPNGHFIFGSELKSLKQHPLLPKTIDPTAIEDYFGFGYIPDPKTIYQGVYKLEPGYCLTIRRGQQHWQPRQYWDVKFDVGQSRSVAEAGEELIERLREAVKIRMVADVPLGAFLSGGVDSSAVVAMMAGISADPVNTCSISFGDPKFNESQFAAQVAERYHTAHRVEQVDPDDFSLIDQLSGLYDEPYADSSALPTYRVCELAKKQVTVVLSGDGGDENLAGYRRYRWHTYEERMRALLPDALRVPLFSTLGRIYPKLDWAPKVLRAKSTLESIGRDSMAGYFHSVSVLSNEMRAQLFSEQLKSQLQGYQAIEVFRRYRQHAPEHPLAMVQYLDLKTYLAGDILTKVDRASMAHALEVRVPLLDHKLVEWMATLPPDLKLHGREGKYLFKKSLERYLPNDILYRPKMGFAVPLASWFRGPLKQRVQDALLGDTLRQTGWFNEDFLRHMVSQHQSGLRDYSASIWSLLMFEAFLRNNLE, encoded by the coding sequence ATGTGCGGCATAGTCGGTATTTTTGATATTCATGGCAGCAGCGAGATAGACCGCGATTTGTTGTCGCGAATGAACGAATCGCAATTCCATCGCGGCCCCGATGAAGGTGGCCTGCATACCGAGCCGGGCTTGGGCTTTGGTCATCGTCGCTTGTCCATCATCGACTTGTCCAGCGGTCAGCAGCCGATGCACAGTCAGGATGGCAATGTCGTGTTGACGTATAACGGTGAGGTTTACAATTTTCCGGCACTGCGGCAGGAGCTGGAAGCGCTGGGCTTTGTTTTTAAAACCCATTGCGATACCGAAGTGATTCTTTATGCCTGGCAAGCCTGGGGCGAGGCTTGCGTCGAGCGCCTGCGCGGTATGTTTGCCTTTGCGATTTGGGATAGACCTCAGCAAACCTTATTTCTGGCCCGCGACCGCTTGGGTGTCAAACCGCTGTTTTATGCGCAGCTGCCGAATGGGCATTTCATTTTTGGCTCCGAGCTAAAGTCATTGAAGCAGCACCCGCTGCTACCCAAAACCATCGATCCGACTGCGATCGAGGATTACTTCGGCTTTGGTTATATCCCCGATCCCAAAACCATTTATCAGGGCGTTTATAAGCTGGAGCCTGGCTATTGTCTGACCATCCGACGTGGACAACAACATTGGCAACCGCGGCAATATTGGGATGTGAAATTCGACGTAGGGCAAAGCCGAAGTGTAGCCGAAGCTGGCGAGGAACTGATAGAGCGTCTGCGCGAAGCCGTGAAAATCCGTATGGTGGCAGATGTGCCGCTTGGAGCGTTTTTGTCCGGCGGTGTCGATTCCAGCGCGGTCGTGGCCATGATGGCGGGCATATCGGCCGATCCGGTCAATACCTGCTCGATTTCCTTTGGCGACCCCAAATTCAACGAATCGCAATTTGCCGCACAGGTGGCCGAGCGCTATCACACCGCGCACCGTGTCGAACAAGTCGATCCCGACGATTTCAGTTTGATCGATCAATTGTCCGGTTTGTACGACGAGCCCTACGCCGACAGTTCGGCCTTGCCCACCTATCGGGTGTGTGAGTTGGCGAAAAAACAGGTGACCGTGGTGTTGTCCGGCGATGGCGGTGATGAAAACTTGGCCGGTTACCGGCGTTATCGTTGGCATACCTACGAAGAACGCATGCGGGCTTTGTTACCGGATGCGTTGCGGGTGCCGCTGTTTTCGACGCTGGGTCGTATCTATCCCAAACTGGATTGGGCGCCGAAAGTGTTGCGAGCCAAATCCACGCTGGAATCGATCGGGCGTGATTCCATGGCCGGGTATTTCCACAGCGTTTCGGTTCTGTCCAACGAAATGCGCGCTCAGTTGTTCAGCGAACAGCTAAAAAGCCAATTACAAGGCTATCAAGCCATTGAAGTATTCCGCCGCTACCGTCAACACGCCCCCGAACACCCGTTGGCCATGGTGCAGTATCTGGATTTGAAAACCTATCTGGCCGGCGATATTTTGACCAAAGTCGACAGAGCCAGCATGGCGCACGCGTTGGAAGTGCGAGTGCCTTTGCTGGATCACAAACTGGTGGAATGGATGGCAACCTTGCCGCCGGACTTGAAATTGCATGGCCGCGAAGGTAAATATTTATTCAAAAAATCCTTGGAACGCTATTTGCCGAACGACATCCTGTATAGGCCAAAGATGGGCTTTGCCGTACCGCTTGCCAGTTGGTTCCGCGGGCCGTTAAAACAGAGGGTGCAAGACGCTTTGCTGGGCGATACCTTGCGGCAAACAGGCTGGTTCAACGAGGATTTTCTGCGGCACATGGTTAGCCAGCATCAATCCGGATTGCGAGATTACAGCGCTTCGATTTGGTCGTTGCTGATGTTCGAAGCGTTTTTGCGGAATAATCTTGAGTAA
- a CDS encoding TIGR04063 family PEP-CTERM/XrtA system glycosyltransferase translates to MKILHILDHSIPLHSGYTFRTRAILEQQRQLGWETFHITSAKHVGSRAAEEVVDGLTFYRSPNPEGLFSKWPVLNQWAIVQTLRQRLDEIIPKIQPDILHAHSPALNGLAALQMSKKHGIPLVYECRAFWEDAAVDHGTTQEGSLRYRVTKALETHIFKHADAVTTICEGLRNDIIGRGVAADKITVIPNAVDIDKFTFGEKADPELLQQLNLVDNTVLGFIGSFYAYEGLLLLLDALPEIIRNQPNVRLLLVGGGPQQQAIKHKIKALGLQDFVLLTGRIPHDQVQRYYNLVDIFVYPRLSMRLTDLVTPLKPLEAMAQGRIVVASDVGGHQELIRNGETGYLFKASDPDALAQTVLKALADQHGWNEMLRNGRRYVEDERNWQRSVANYQSVYAYASQAKR, encoded by the coding sequence ATGAAAATCCTGCATATCCTCGACCATTCGATACCGCTGCATAGTGGTTACACCTTTCGTACCCGGGCCATTTTGGAGCAACAGCGGCAGTTAGGTTGGGAGACTTTTCATATCACGTCCGCCAAACATGTTGGAAGCCGGGCGGCGGAAGAAGTTGTCGATGGACTGACTTTTTATCGATCACCGAATCCCGAAGGCCTGTTCTCGAAATGGCCGGTTTTGAATCAATGGGCCATCGTGCAAACCTTGCGCCAGCGTCTCGATGAAATCATTCCTAAAATCCAGCCGGACATTCTGCATGCGCATTCGCCCGCGCTGAATGGTCTGGCTGCATTGCAAATGTCTAAAAAACATGGCATTCCATTGGTCTACGAATGCCGGGCGTTTTGGGAGGATGCCGCGGTCGATCACGGCACTACTCAAGAAGGCAGTTTGCGTTATCGGGTGACCAAGGCCTTGGAAACGCATATCTTCAAGCATGCCGATGCGGTTACCACGATTTGCGAAGGTTTGCGTAACGACATCATTGGCCGAGGCGTGGCGGCCGACAAAATCACCGTGATTCCCAATGCGGTCGATATCGATAAATTCACATTCGGCGAAAAAGCCGATCCCGAGTTGCTGCAACAATTGAATCTGGTTGACAATACCGTGTTGGGTTTCATCGGCTCGTTTTACGCCTACGAAGGTCTGTTGTTGCTGCTCGATGCCTTGCCTGAAATCATCAGAAATCAGCCGAATGTACGTTTATTGCTGGTTGGCGGCGGTCCGCAACAGCAAGCAATAAAACATAAGATCAAGGCGCTGGGTTTGCAGGATTTTGTTTTGTTGACGGGACGCATTCCGCACGATCAGGTACAGCGGTATTACAACTTGGTCGATATATTCGTCTATCCGCGCTTGTCGATGCGACTGACCGATCTGGTGACGCCTTTGAAACCGCTGGAAGCCATGGCGCAGGGACGGATTGTGGTGGCTTCCGATGTCGGCGGTCATCAGGAATTGATAAGAAACGGGGAAACCGGTTACCTATTTAAGGCGAGCGATCCTGATGCCTTGGCGCAAACCGTGCTAAAAGCGCTTGCGGATCAACACGGCTGGAACGAGATGCTGCGTAACGGCAGGCGTTACGTCGAGGATGAGCGCAACTGGCAGCGCAGTGTGGCTAATTACCAGTCTGTCTATGCGTACGCCAGTCAAGCGAAAAGATGA
- a CDS encoding glycosyltransferase — protein sequence MSEKTPRIVVFCSLYPSQVRPNAGVFIRERMSRVAEHCPLLVVSPVPWFPLQGLIRLVKPGYRPQPRHYEEQNGISVYFPRFLAIPGLFRSLDGFMMALACLPLFLKLKKELAYNLIDAHFAYPDGYAATWLGRWLDVPVTITLRGTEVPLSRIAGRRKCLLKALQRATKVFSVSESLKRHVVALGAQSKKIQVIGNGVDREKFRAIDKTKARKQLGLPEDVPVLISVGGLVDRKGFHRVIEILPGLLEKYPRLVYLIVGGASPEGDNRAQLERQVEALGLTQCVRFLGAMPSTELYVPLSAADVFVLATANEGWANVFLEAMACGLPVVTTDVGGNREVVADSSLGTIVPFGDSAALAAAIGDALGRTWDRQAIIRYASDNAWDRRISQLRAEFNLLVNQ from the coding sequence ATGAGCGAAAAAACGCCCAGAATCGTGGTTTTTTGTTCTCTGTATCCGAGTCAGGTCAGACCGAATGCGGGTGTGTTCATACGCGAACGCATGAGTCGGGTCGCGGAACATTGTCCATTGTTAGTGGTTTCGCCGGTGCCGTGGTTTCCCTTGCAAGGCTTGATTCGCTTGGTTAAGCCAGGCTACCGACCGCAACCTCGCCACTATGAAGAGCAAAATGGTATTTCCGTGTATTTTCCACGTTTTTTGGCGATACCGGGTTTGTTTCGTTCTCTGGATGGCTTCATGATGGCGCTTGCTTGTCTGCCATTGTTCCTCAAGTTAAAAAAAGAATTGGCTTACAATTTGATCGATGCGCATTTCGCCTATCCTGATGGTTATGCTGCAACCTGGTTGGGACGCTGGCTTGATGTGCCGGTGACGATCACTTTGCGGGGAACCGAAGTGCCGCTATCCAGAATAGCCGGACGCCGGAAGTGCTTATTGAAAGCACTACAGCGAGCAACCAAAGTATTTTCAGTTTCCGAGTCGTTGAAACGGCATGTGGTGGCTCTAGGCGCGCAATCTAAAAAAATCCAGGTAATCGGCAACGGCGTTGATAGGGAAAAATTCCGGGCAATCGATAAAACCAAGGCCCGCAAGCAATTGGGACTGCCCGAAGACGTGCCGGTGCTGATTTCGGTCGGTGGACTGGTGGACAGAAAAGGGTTTCATCGTGTAATTGAAATACTGCCCGGATTACTGGAAAAGTATCCAAGATTGGTTTATCTGATCGTTGGCGGGGCCAGTCCGGAGGGTGACAACCGGGCGCAACTGGAGCGTCAAGTCGAAGCGCTGGGGCTGACGCAATGCGTGCGTTTTCTGGGGGCGATGCCAAGCACTGAGCTATATGTGCCATTATCCGCGGCCGACGTGTTCGTGCTGGCGACCGCAAACGAAGGCTGGGCCAACGTGTTTTTGGAAGCGATGGCTTGTGGCTTGCCGGTCGTGACGACTGACGTTGGCGGTAATCGCGAGGTGGTAGCCGATTCCAGTTTGGGCACGATCGTGCCTTTTGGGGACTCCGCGGCCTTAGCTGCAGCTATCGGTGATGCCTTGGGTCGTACATGGGACAGGCAAGCGATCATTCGCTATGCCTCCGACAATGCCTGGGATAGACGCATCTCTCAGTTACGGGCGGAATTCAACTTGCTGGTAAATCAATGA
- a CDS encoding phenylacetate--CoA ligase family protein — protein MNLYTSFCSAILFPLHEALKQHNTVKIRREMEQTQWLSPEQIRQLQLNKLKAFLTDVQGHVPYYRNLFGQNGFDPASVENLEQLSAVPLLSKAEIRAHLEDLKADDAVGLARFNTGGSSGEPLIFYIGRQRVSHDVAAKWRATRWWNVDIGDPEAVIWGSPIELGAQDKIRLLRDKLLRTHLIPAFEMSPEKIDGFIRDIQRIRPKMLFGYPSALAHIASHAEKKGIMLNNLGIKVAFVTSERLYEHQREKIQNVFACPVANGYGGRDAGFIAHQCPQGGMHITAEDIIVEIVDAAGRVLPAGELGEIVVTHLATRDFPFIRYRTGDMGILSGKTCSCGRGLPLLEEIQGRTTDFVVARDGTVLHGLALIYVLRDLEGVDAFKITQHSLDKTVVQVVRAGGYREAEAESRIIGEFKKRLGADVDIQIEYSDVIAKERSGKFRYVISHVHPV, from the coding sequence ATGAACCTTTATACGTCTTTTTGCTCTGCCATTCTGTTTCCGCTACATGAGGCCCTGAAACAGCACAACACTGTAAAGATTCGTCGCGAGATGGAGCAGACTCAGTGGTTGAGCCCCGAGCAAATCAGACAATTGCAACTGAATAAGCTGAAAGCGTTCTTGACCGATGTACAAGGCCATGTGCCATATTATCGAAACTTGTTCGGGCAAAACGGATTCGATCCCGCGTCTGTCGAGAACCTGGAGCAATTGTCCGCCGTACCGTTATTGTCCAAGGCCGAGATCAGAGCGCATCTCGAAGATTTGAAGGCCGATGATGCCGTCGGGCTGGCTCGGTTCAATACCGGGGGTTCCAGCGGCGAACCTTTGATTTTTTATATTGGCCGGCAACGGGTCAGCCACGACGTGGCCGCCAAATGGCGAGCGACACGCTGGTGGAACGTCGATATCGGTGATCCCGAGGCGGTGATCTGGGGCTCGCCCATTGAGCTTGGCGCTCAGGATAAAATCCGGCTGCTGCGCGATAAATTGCTGCGCACCCACTTGATTCCGGCCTTCGAAATGTCGCCGGAAAAAATCGATGGTTTCATACGCGATATTCAAAGAATCCGGCCGAAAATGCTGTTCGGCTATCCGTCTGCCCTGGCGCATATCGCCAGCCATGCCGAGAAAAAAGGCATCATGCTGAACAATCTAGGCATCAAGGTGGCCTTTGTGACTTCGGAACGGCTCTACGAGCATCAGCGGGAAAAAATCCAGAACGTGTTCGCATGCCCGGTCGCCAACGGCTACGGCGGCCGCGATGCCGGCTTCATCGCCCATCAATGCCCGCAGGGTGGGATGCATATCACCGCGGAAGACATCATCGTCGAAATCGTCGATGCAGCAGGTCGAGTTTTGCCGGCTGGCGAGTTGGGCGAAATCGTCGTCACCCATCTGGCGACTCGCGATTTCCCGTTCATACGCTATCGTACGGGCGACATGGGGATTTTATCCGGCAAAACCTGTAGCTGTGGTCGCGGCTTGCCTTTACTTGAAGAAATACAGGGACGGACTACCGATTTCGTGGTCGCCCGGGACGGCACCGTGCTGCATGGTTTGGCGTTAATTTACGTGCTGCGCGACCTGGAAGGCGTCGATGCTTTCAAGATTACTCAGCACAGTTTGGATAAAACCGTGGTACAAGTGGTAAGAGCCGGCGGCTATCGCGAGGCCGAGGCTGAAAGCAGAATTATCGGTGAATTCAAGAAACGTTTAGGCGCCGATGTCGATATTCAAATCGAATACAGCGATGTTATTGCTAAGGAACGATCCGGCAAGTTCCGCTATGTCATCAGTCATGTGCATCCAGTTTGA